One Deefgea tanakiae genomic region harbors:
- the pcnB gene encoding polynucleotide adenylyltransferase PcnB: MIRKFIGKVLRRPGKRVIHAKHYGIRRDQLHSGALKVCDRLQAAGYEAYIVGGAIRDLLLGKEPKDFDVATSATPEQVRHIFNRSRIIGRRFRIVHVPFYERGGEEIIEVTTFRGSAESPTDASGRIIRDNVYGTIAEDADRRDFTVNALYYDPNSEEIIDFHHGIEDLEKQQLVMIGDPVKRYHEDPVRMLRAARLSAKLDLAIAPDTKNPIREHAALLENIPTARLFDEMMKLLLSGKAWLCVQTLRELSLHKPLFPLLDKLLSKPDTAKFLQKALENTDNRLAEDKPVSAGFLFAALLWHEVEENWHKRIAAGEVKTPALIEAMNEVESKVCKRLAIPNRYGAAMKEIWAMQPRFEQRVGLRPFRLFEQPRFRAAYDFLLLRAECGLVEQELADWWTKFQISESTERMDMIDAAAKSGQGGDVPAKRRKRSRHRKPASAKSTVKTSEA; this comes from the coding sequence AGGCGCGTTGAAAGTCTGTGATCGTCTGCAAGCCGCAGGCTACGAGGCCTATATCGTGGGTGGTGCCATTCGCGATTTGTTATTGGGTAAAGAGCCAAAAGATTTCGACGTGGCCACCAGTGCAACGCCTGAGCAAGTTCGGCATATTTTTAACCGCTCGCGCATTATTGGCCGTCGATTCCGCATTGTGCATGTGCCATTTTACGAGCGCGGTGGCGAAGAAATTATCGAAGTGACCACCTTCCGTGGCAGCGCTGAATCACCGACCGATGCATCTGGGCGAATTATTCGCGATAACGTCTACGGCACGATTGCTGAGGATGCCGATCGCCGAGATTTCACTGTGAATGCGCTGTATTACGATCCGAATTCAGAAGAAATTATCGATTTTCATCACGGCATTGAAGACTTAGAAAAACAGCAGTTGGTGATGATTGGCGATCCGGTTAAACGCTATCACGAAGACCCTGTGCGCATGCTGCGCGCGGCGCGTTTGTCGGCTAAGCTCGATTTAGCGATTGCGCCAGATACTAAAAATCCAATTCGTGAACATGCGGCCCTGCTCGAAAACATCCCGACGGCGCGTTTGTTTGATGAAATGATGAAGCTGCTGCTGTCTGGTAAGGCCTGGCTTTGTGTGCAGACTTTGCGTGAATTAAGTTTGCATAAACCGCTGTTTCCCTTGCTGGATAAATTGCTGTCTAAGCCTGACACCGCCAAGTTTCTGCAAAAAGCGTTAGAAAACACCGACAATCGTTTAGCTGAAGACAAACCTGTTTCGGCTGGTTTTTTGTTTGCAGCTTTGCTGTGGCATGAAGTGGAAGAAAATTGGCACAAACGCATCGCTGCAGGTGAAGTGAAAACCCCTGCGCTGATAGAAGCGATGAATGAAGTGGAAAGCAAAGTGTGTAAACGTTTGGCGATTCCAAACCGCTATGGTGCGGCGATGAAAGAAATCTGGGCGATGCAACCGCGTTTCGAACAGCGTGTGGGTTTGCGCCCGTTCCGCTTGTTTGAACAACCCCGTTTCCGTGCCGCCTATGATTTTCTTTTGCTGCGTGCTGAATGCGGTTTGGTTGAGCAAGAGCTAGCCGATTGGTGGACGAAATTTCAAATCAGCGAAAGCACTGAACGCATGGACATGATCGATGCGGCCGCTAAAAGTGGCCAAGGCGGCGATGTACCTGCCAAACGCCGCAAGCGTAGCCGTCATCGCAAGCCTGCGTCGGCCAAGAGTACTGTGAAGACTTCCGAGGCCTAA
- the panB gene encoding 3-methyl-2-oxobutanoate hydroxymethyltransferase, which translates to MKTTLNTLLKMKQDGQKIAMLTCYDASFASLLDEAGVDIFLIGDSLGNVIQGHTSTLPVTMDDMIYHTAAVARGTSKALVLADLPFASYQASHTQAYENAAKLMAAGAEMVKIEGGAVMVETVDFLVQRGIPVCAHIGLQPQSVHLYGGYKVQGKTETEADILKRDALALQAAGASMVLMEMVPATVAKAITESLTVPTIGIGAGVDVDGQVLVLYDMLGVYPGKKARFVKNFMSGSVHSIQGAVEAYVKAVKGLTFPAEEHSF; encoded by the coding sequence ATGAAGACGACGTTAAATACCCTATTAAAGATGAAACAAGATGGCCAAAAAATCGCCATGTTGACGTGCTATGACGCAAGTTTTGCGAGTCTACTCGATGAAGCGGGCGTTGATATTTTTTTGATTGGCGATTCACTCGGTAATGTGATTCAAGGTCATACTTCGACGTTGCCTGTGACGATGGACGATATGATTTACCACACCGCCGCCGTTGCGCGTGGTACGAGTAAGGCATTGGTATTGGCTGATTTACCTTTTGCCAGCTATCAAGCATCCCACACCCAAGCGTATGAAAACGCGGCCAAATTGATGGCGGCGGGTGCTGAGATGGTCAAAATCGAAGGCGGCGCGGTGATGGTTGAAACCGTGGATTTCTTGGTGCAACGCGGGATTCCTGTCTGTGCGCACATTGGTCTACAGCCGCAGTCGGTGCATTTGTACGGCGGCTATAAAGTGCAAGGTAAAACCGAGACCGAGGCCGATATTTTGAAACGCGATGCACTTGCACTGCAAGCAGCGGGCGCGAGTATGGTGTTGATGGAAATGGTGCCTGCAACTGTCGCTAAAGCGATAACTGAATCTTTGACCGTGCCGACGATTGGTATCGGTGCAGGCGTCGATGTCGATGGTCAAGTGCTGGTGCTGTACGACATGCTCGGCGTTTATCCGGGCAAAAAAGCGCGCTTTGTGAAAAACTTTATGAGTGGCAGCGTTCATAGCATCCAAGGTGCAGTGGAAGCGTATGTGAAAGCAGTGAAGGGCTTAACCTTTCCAGCAGAAGAACATTCATTTTAA
- the folK gene encoding 2-amino-4-hydroxy-6-hydroxymethyldihydropteridine diphosphokinase — MTHIFVALGANLGDPAAQLQQAIAALAAWPTMTLLQSSSFYASAPVGYTDQPDFVNAVCELETELSALEVLAALLSIEAENGRERNFKNSPRTLDLDLILYGNEQIDVPDLTVPHPRMHERAFVLQPLLEIAPQAQIPGLGAAQDYLAAVAAQTLTRIPEKSLTSA; from the coding sequence TTGACGCATATTTTTGTCGCATTAGGTGCGAATTTGGGCGATCCTGCGGCGCAATTACAGCAAGCGATTGCCGCACTGGCGGCGTGGCCGACGATGACGCTGCTGCAAAGCTCGTCGTTTTATGCCAGCGCGCCAGTGGGTTATACCGATCAGCCTGATTTTGTGAATGCGGTGTGTGAGCTAGAAACCGAACTCAGCGCTTTGGAAGTCTTGGCGGCGCTGCTGTCGATTGAAGCGGAAAATGGTAGAGAGAGAAATTTCAAAAATTCACCGCGCACTTTAGATTTGGATTTGATTTTGTACGGTAACGAACAAATTGATGTGCCTGACTTAACCGTGCCGCACCCACGCATGCATGAACGTGCGTTTGTGTTGCAACCGCTACTGGAAATTGCGCCACAGGCACAGATTCCCGGATTAGGCGCTGCACAAGACTATTTGGCTGCAGTGGCCGCACAGACTTTGACCCGAATCCCCGAGAAATCCCTTACTTCTGCGTAA